Proteins encoded together in one Fimbriiglobus ruber window:
- a CDS encoding recombinase family protein — protein sequence MTATPRDLSPSPKVRPWHLDRGAIVYVRQSTPQQVADHQESTARQYALTDRASALGWTRERVTVIDDDLGKSGQSIEGRPGFQRLLAEVALDRIGLILGLEMSRRARSCKDGHQLLELCARFRVLLADADGVFDPTDHSDRLLLGLHGMMNEAELHVLKQRMHQGKLNKARRGELIVSVPVGYLKHPSGQVTLDPDEQAQGVVRLIFDEFDRQAPSTESFAT from the coding sequence ATGACCGCCACCCCGCGTGATCTCTCGCCTTCCCCCAAGGTCCGACCGTGGCACCTCGACCGCGGGGCGATCGTCTACGTCCGGCAATCCACCCCGCAACAGGTCGCCGACCACCAGGAATCGACGGCCCGACAGTATGCCCTCACCGATCGTGCGAGCGCGCTCGGTTGGACCCGTGAGCGGGTGACCGTCATCGACGACGACCTGGGCAAGAGCGGCCAGTCGATCGAGGGGCGGCCGGGGTTCCAGCGCTTGTTGGCCGAGGTCGCCCTCGATCGCATCGGCCTGATCCTCGGGCTCGAGATGAGTCGACGGGCCCGGTCGTGCAAGGACGGGCACCAACTGCTGGAGTTGTGCGCCCGGTTCCGCGTTCTGCTGGCCGACGCCGACGGCGTGTTCGATCCGACCGACCATTCGGATCGCCTCCTGCTCGGGTTGCACGGGATGATGAATGAGGCCGAACTGCACGTCCTCAAACAGCGGATGCACCAGGGGAAGTTGAATAAAGCCCGCCGGGGTGAGTTGATCGTGTCCGTCCCGGTCGGTTACCTCAAGCACCCGTCCGGGCAGGTCACCCTCGATCCCGACGAGCAGGCCCAGGGCGTCGTCCGGTTGATCTTTGACGAGTTCGACCGGCAGGCACCGTCCACGGAATCCTTCGCCACCTGA
- a CDS encoding recombinase zinc beta ribbon domain-containing protein, translating to MRSTAGGSGGPLQWRPPGRETIRQILRHPIYAGAYRYGHRPTDPRRQTAGHPKSGRNSGLAADECLVFLRDRFPAYISWERFEANQLRLAANRSRAGSPGAIRNGTALLAGVVRCGRCGKRMYVRYTRTGRPSYVCSTLRSDYGLPLCQSTPAADIETWVAEQVLSALQPAALDASLTAAAAVEEQRRQLVRHWEQRIERARYEADRAGRQYHACEPENRLVARTLEQRWDELLREVARLEAEFDRVRRTQPRVLGEADRDRVRQLAEHVPAVWRASTTTPADRRQIVRLLIDTVVVTVDPTGDRAAIRVEWSGGAVQQQTVHRPVQGYRQQRDWPQLSARLIALHEQNRTPAEIATILQEAGFRPPKRATGFTAGMVRRLVDDLGVRPRVSRVPDEAGPLTEGEWWLHELARHLGVSPYTLHGWRTKGWLHARQVGGRGGPWAVWAGGTEVDRLRALKECPRVWANRDRLAALRVPTVRA from the coding sequence GTGCGCTCGACCGCCGGCGGGAGCGGCGGACCGTTGCAATGGCGGCCACCGGGCCGGGAGACGATCCGCCAGATCCTCCGCCACCCGATCTACGCGGGGGCGTACCGGTACGGGCACCGGCCGACCGACCCGCGGAGGCAGACGGCGGGACATCCCAAGAGTGGTCGGAACTCCGGCCTGGCGGCGGATGAGTGCCTCGTGTTCCTCAGGGATCGATTCCCGGCGTACATCAGTTGGGAGCGGTTCGAGGCGAACCAACTGCGGCTCGCGGCGAACCGATCGCGGGCGGGGTCGCCCGGGGCGATTCGGAACGGGACCGCCCTCCTGGCCGGGGTGGTACGGTGCGGGCGGTGCGGCAAGCGAATGTACGTCCGGTATACCCGGACGGGGCGACCGTCGTACGTGTGCAGCACCCTGCGGTCCGACTACGGGCTGCCCCTGTGCCAATCGACTCCGGCCGCGGACATCGAGACGTGGGTGGCCGAGCAGGTGCTGTCGGCGTTGCAACCGGCCGCCCTGGATGCGAGTCTGACGGCCGCGGCCGCCGTCGAGGAGCAACGCCGGCAACTGGTCCGGCACTGGGAGCAACGGATCGAGCGGGCGCGGTACGAGGCGGATCGGGCGGGACGCCAGTACCACGCCTGTGAGCCGGAGAACCGGCTGGTGGCCCGCACCCTGGAGCAGCGGTGGGACGAGTTACTCCGGGAGGTCGCGCGGCTGGAAGCGGAGTTCGATCGCGTCCGCCGAACCCAACCGCGCGTCCTGGGGGAGGCCGACCGGGACCGCGTCCGGCAGTTGGCCGAACATGTGCCGGCGGTGTGGCGGGCGTCGACCACGACACCGGCGGACCGGCGGCAGATCGTTCGACTCCTGATCGACACGGTCGTGGTGACGGTCGACCCGACCGGCGACCGGGCCGCGATTCGCGTCGAGTGGTCCGGTGGGGCCGTCCAGCAGCAGACGGTCCACCGCCCGGTGCAAGGATACCGGCAACAGCGGGATTGGCCGCAGTTGTCCGCCCGGTTGATCGCGCTCCACGAACAGAATCGGACGCCGGCCGAGATCGCCACCATTCTCCAGGAGGCCGGGTTCCGACCCCCGAAACGGGCGACCGGGTTTACGGCCGGAATGGTGCGGCGGTTAGTGGACGATCTGGGGGTGCGGCCGCGGGTGTCGCGAGTCCCCGACGAGGCAGGTCCGCTGACAGAAGGCGAGTGGTGGTTGCACGAGTTGGCTCGCCACCTGGGCGTGTCGCCGTACACCTTGCACGGGTGGCGGACGAAGGGATGGTTGCATGCCCGCCAAGTCGGCGGGCGGGGCGGCCCGTGGGCCGTGTGGGCGGGTGGCACGGAGGTCGACCGGTTGCGTGCGCTCAAGGAATGCCCGCGGGTCTGGGCCAATCGGGATCGGCTGGCGGCGTTGCGCGTGCCGACGGTACGTGCGTAA
- a CDS encoding helix-turn-helix domain-containing protein, giving the protein MKTLPAAFRHRVVALTDDGLTTSEIADVLGVSTAWVRSLKALHRSGEPLEPKSRANTRRSLAEREGERIRAHIRTTPGTTLEDLKQDLQLDTSVSNLGRALRDLKISLKKKCGGRRSGIARMWPPIGCGGRCSPTGSIPGV; this is encoded by the coding sequence ATGAAAACGCTTCCCGCCGCCTTCCGCCATCGTGTCGTCGCCCTGACCGACGACGGATTGACCACGAGCGAAATCGCGGATGTCCTCGGCGTGAGTACGGCCTGGGTGCGGTCGCTCAAAGCCTTACACCGGTCCGGCGAACCACTCGAACCGAAATCGCGGGCCAACACCCGACGGTCCCTGGCCGAACGGGAGGGCGAACGCATCCGCGCCCACATCCGAACCACACCGGGCACGACTCTCGAAGACCTGAAGCAGGACCTCCAACTCGATACGTCCGTGTCCAACCTCGGGCGAGCCCTCCGGGACTTGAAGATCAGCCTGAAAAAAAAATGCGGCGGGCGGCGGAGCGGGATCGCCCGGATGTGGCCGCCGATCGGGTGCGGTGGGCGGTGTTCGCCGACCGGATCGATCCCCGGCGTCTGA
- a CDS encoding IS630 family transposase: MAADRVRWAVFADRIDPRRLIVRDETFGNTAMTRLYGWGPTRDRVSYAAPHGHWKTTTFVAAFGLRGLLAPLVVDGALNGELFLQYVRQELAPCLRSGDVLIMDNLRTHKVPGVADVVRGRGTRVIHLPPYSPDFNPIEQVVSKIKNELRRRELRTVPALEKAFGEALDWITATDAQNYFRNSGYPPGRT, translated from the coding sequence GTGGCCGCCGATCGGGTGCGGTGGGCGGTGTTCGCCGACCGGATCGATCCCCGGCGTCTGATCGTCCGGGATGAGACGTTCGGGAACACCGCCATGACCCGCCTCTACGGGTGGGGGCCGACCCGCGACCGCGTCTCCTACGCGGCCCCCCACGGGCATTGGAAGACGACCACGTTTGTCGCCGCGTTCGGGCTCCGCGGGTTGCTCGCACCCCTGGTCGTCGATGGGGCCCTGAATGGCGAACTGTTCCTTCAGTACGTCCGCCAGGAACTCGCCCCGTGTCTCCGATCCGGGGACGTTCTGATCATGGACAACCTGCGGACGCACAAAGTCCCGGGTGTGGCCGACGTCGTCCGTGGGCGGGGAACTCGGGTGATCCATTTGCCGCCGTACAGCCCCGACTTCAACCCGATTGAGCAGGTCGTTTCGAAGATCAAGAACGAACTCCGCCGACGGGAACTCCGGACCGTCCCCGCACTCGAGAAGGCGTTCGGCGAAGCCCTCGATTGGATCACCGCAACGGATGCCCAGAATTACTTCCGGAATTCTGGCTACCCGCCAGGAAGAACTTGA
- a CDS encoding HAD family hydrolase, whose amino-acid sequence MTWTAPPGTEALIFDCDGTLADTMPIHYRAWTAMLDRHGIPFTETRFYELGGVPTGQIIRILSGETGVPVNDVAAMVHEKEQLFLVHLQQVRALDAVVRIAKEYRGTLPLAVASGGYRETVHLTLDHVGIRDWFGAVVCAEDTPRHKPEPDVFLEAARQLGATPARCVVFEDTDIGLEAARRAGMTGVDVRPWVPAR is encoded by the coding sequence ATGACCTGGACCGCACCCCCCGGCACCGAAGCCCTCATTTTCGACTGCGACGGCACCCTCGCCGACACCATGCCGATCCATTACCGGGCGTGGACCGCCATGCTCGACCGGCACGGCATCCCGTTCACCGAGACCCGCTTCTACGAACTCGGCGGCGTCCCCACCGGCCAGATCATTCGCATCCTCTCCGGCGAGACCGGCGTCCCGGTGAACGATGTGGCCGCGATGGTCCACGAGAAAGAACAACTGTTCCTGGTTCATCTCCAACAGGTCCGCGCGCTCGATGCGGTTGTCCGCATTGCGAAGGAGTACCGCGGGACGCTGCCGCTCGCCGTCGCGAGCGGGGGCTATCGCGAAACCGTTCACCTCACGCTCGACCACGTCGGCATCCGCGACTGGTTCGGGGCCGTCGTGTGCGCGGAAGACACCCCACGGCACAAGCCCGAACCCGACGTGTTCCTCGAAGCCGCCCGGCAACTCGGCGCGACCCCCGCGCGGTGCGTGGTGTTCGAGGACACGGACATCGGCCTGGAAGCCGCCCGTCGAGCCGGCATGACCGGCGTAGATGTCCGCCCGTGGGTACCGGCCCGGTAG
- a CDS encoding ISAs1 family transposase: MDTTPTAPFVEAFRTLEDPRRPGRTLAHNLHEILTIALCAAIGGANDWVAVETFGRAKIGWFRRFLPLAHGIPSHDTFGRVFAHLTPAAFRACFGQWIADVCGKLGLAHIAIDGKRLAGSEDAGAGIQALHLVSAWATDARLSLGQVAVDDKSNEITAIPQLLERIEISGALVSIDAMGCQKEIAATIRANRGDDLLAVKDNQPHLKEDIESLSDRALETEFATGTWDWYAKEETNRGRAEMRQCWVLTGLEELAEIRDRALWTDLKSVIVVVSERGVGGRVRPRPGSTSVVGWPRPDSSPGGRGLIGALRTPSQTTGEATTCARSGDRLRSHSRPFWRWPRGATSAPATEAPHVRQRPRPRSPRR; encoded by the coding sequence ATGGACACGACTCCCACCGCGCCCTTCGTTGAGGCTTTCCGCACCTTGGAGGATCCGCGCCGCCCGGGGCGGACCTTGGCTCACAACTTGCACGAGATTCTGACCATCGCCCTGTGCGCGGCCATCGGCGGGGCCAACGACTGGGTCGCCGTCGAAACGTTCGGCCGAGCCAAGATCGGGTGGTTCCGGCGGTTCCTCCCCTTGGCCCACGGGATCCCGTCCCACGACACCTTCGGGCGCGTATTCGCCCATCTCACGCCGGCCGCGTTCCGGGCGTGTTTCGGCCAGTGGATCGCCGATGTGTGTGGGAAACTCGGACTCGCGCACATCGCGATCGATGGCAAGCGGTTGGCCGGATCGGAGGACGCCGGGGCCGGGATCCAGGCTCTCCACCTGGTCAGCGCGTGGGCCACCGACGCCCGCCTGAGTCTCGGCCAAGTGGCCGTCGATGACAAGTCGAACGAGATCACCGCGATCCCCCAGTTGCTCGAACGGATTGAGATTTCGGGGGCGTTGGTGAGCATCGACGCGATGGGATGCCAGAAGGAGATCGCCGCCACGATCCGCGCGAATCGGGGCGACGACTTGCTGGCGGTGAAAGACAATCAGCCCCATCTGAAAGAGGATATCGAATCCCTGTCCGACCGCGCGTTGGAGACGGAGTTCGCGACGGGGACGTGGGATTGGTATGCCAAGGAGGAGACGAATCGAGGTCGGGCCGAGATGCGGCAGTGCTGGGTGCTGACGGGCCTGGAGGAGTTGGCGGAGATCCGGGATCGCGCGCTGTGGACGGATCTCAAGAGTGTGATCGTGGTGGTTTCGGAGCGTGGGGTGGGGGGAAGAGTCAGACCGAGACCCGGTTCGACATCAGTAGTCGGGTGGCCTCGGCCCGACAGTTCGCCGGGTGGGCGCGGGCTCATTGGGGCATTGAGAACCCCCAGCCAGACGACTGGCGAAGCAACAACTTGTGCGAGGTCGGGGGACCGGTTACGATCGCACTCGAGGCCCTTCTGGCGCTGGCCGCGTGGTGCGACCAGCGCCCCGGCCACGGAGGCACCCCATGTCCGACAACGACCCCGTCCTCGGTCCCCCCGTCGCTAG
- a CDS encoding IS701 family transposase, with the protein MTEQEIVGVGPAFARYLGRYRDVFRQDRTAAHFDTYCRGLLSDLPRKSIEPIALASGTTVRTLQLFVTTSVWSYDEARTRLHRFVADTLADLPTDPVGTVGVIDETSSRKWGDHTPGVQRQYLGCVGKVDNGIVTVHVGVTKGTFRTLLDADLFLPESWDVDRARCQAAGIPDTVRHHPKWRLALDQLLRANTNGITFDWLTFDEGYGAAVPLLTVLGVMGQRFVGEIPTNFAVRDAAGGPSRRADERLTGGHAERGRVYRLTRQTTRPSVWRVATAIVWVADRKHTLMVARNDATGEIKYFLTNATAEPVARILAVAFRRWTVEHLFRVAKQEVGLMHYEGRDYTGLMRHLTLAVVVLGFVAAHTERLRGEKPRRDDGAGVPGAQRPVRDPVPAATGNRGHPTYQRRNSIPPAAKQASHPIS; encoded by the coding sequence ATGACCGAGCAGGAAATCGTGGGCGTCGGCCCGGCGTTCGCCCGGTATCTGGGCCGGTATCGGGACGTGTTCCGGCAGGACCGCACGGCCGCCCACTTCGACACGTATTGTCGGGGCCTGTTATCCGACCTGCCGCGGAAATCGATCGAACCGATCGCGTTGGCGAGCGGGACGACGGTCCGTACCCTCCAGTTGTTCGTGACGACCTCGGTGTGGTCGTACGACGAGGCCCGGACGCGGTTGCACCGATTCGTGGCCGATACGCTGGCCGATCTCCCGACCGATCCCGTCGGAACGGTCGGGGTGATCGACGAGACGAGCAGCCGGAAGTGGGGGGATCACACTCCGGGCGTCCAACGGCAGTACCTGGGGTGTGTGGGCAAGGTCGACAATGGGATCGTGACCGTCCACGTGGGGGTCACCAAGGGCACCTTTCGTACCCTGTTGGACGCCGACCTGTTCCTACCCGAGTCGTGGGACGTGGACCGCGCGCGGTGTCAGGCGGCCGGCATCCCGGACACCGTCCGGCACCACCCGAAGTGGCGGCTGGCCCTCGACCAACTCCTCCGGGCGAACACGAACGGGATCACGTTCGACTGGCTGACGTTCGACGAAGGGTACGGGGCAGCCGTCCCGCTCCTGACCGTGTTGGGCGTGATGGGACAGCGGTTCGTGGGTGAAATCCCGACGAATTTCGCCGTCCGGGACGCGGCCGGGGGCCCCTCCCGGCGGGCCGACGAGCGGTTGACCGGGGGTCACGCCGAGCGGGGGCGAGTGTACCGGTTGACCCGCCAGACGACCCGCCCGTCGGTCTGGCGGGTGGCCACCGCCATCGTCTGGGTGGCCGACCGCAAGCACACCCTGATGGTCGCCCGCAACGACGCGACCGGGGAGATCAAGTACTTCCTGACGAACGCCACGGCCGAGCCGGTGGCTCGGATTCTCGCCGTCGCCTTCCGCCGGTGGACGGTCGAGCATCTATTCCGGGTCGCCAAACAGGAAGTCGGACTGATGCACTACGAGGGGCGGGATTACACGGGGCTGATGCGGCACCTGACCCTGGCCGTGGTCGTCCTCGGATTCGTCGCCGCCCACACGGAGCGGCTCCGGGGGGAAAAACCCAGACGTGACGATGGAGCAGGTGTGCCGGGCGCTCAACGTCCGGTGCGCGATCCTGTTCCGGCGGCGACGGGGAACCGGGGCCACCCAACATACCAGCGACGTAATTCAATACCACCAGCGGCGAAACAAGCAAGCCACCCGATCTCATAA
- a CDS encoding transposase, translated as MYGHVWVALGLLVTHPTWGTTALPVLARLHVRAKDVAGLPAADRPAFRTTHARAVELVRWAVSCLASWGKALWVVADGAYATAPFLTPVNALGVRVVSRLRKDAALWTEPGPRRPGPRGRRRISGDRRMSLAERAGQKGGWSTGTFDLYGKATVKRYKTFVATWRPAGGAIRVVRVDEPTGWRAYFCTDPAATVADILTRVAGRFTLEATFRDLKHVVGAGQQQVRRLPANVGAFHVCLWTFVMTEAWAWNATPDALVGHRATAPWDDAARRPSHADKRRGWRRELQGKEIRAALRPGMTEAEIQAAAERLLDLAA; from the coding sequence GTGTACGGGCACGTGTGGGTCGCCCTCGGGTTGCTCGTGACGCACCCGACGTGGGGGACCACGGCCCTCCCGGTCCTCGCCCGGTTGCACGTCCGGGCGAAGGACGTGGCGGGCCTTCCGGCGGCCGACCGGCCGGCCTTCCGGACCACGCACGCGAGGGCCGTCGAACTCGTCCGGTGGGCGGTGTCGTGCCTCGCGTCGTGGGGCAAAGCCCTGTGGGTGGTGGCCGACGGGGCGTACGCCACGGCCCCGTTCCTGACGCCGGTCAACGCCCTCGGGGTGCGGGTCGTCAGCCGCCTGCGGAAGGACGCGGCCCTGTGGACGGAACCCGGTCCGCGGCGGCCGGGCCCGCGGGGGCGGCGACGGATCTCCGGCGACCGGCGGATGTCCCTGGCCGAGCGGGCCGGTCAGAAGGGCGGGTGGTCGACCGGGACGTTCGACCTGTACGGGAAGGCCACGGTCAAGCGGTACAAGACGTTCGTCGCCACGTGGCGGCCGGCCGGCGGGGCCATCCGGGTCGTCCGGGTCGACGAGCCGACCGGGTGGCGGGCGTACTTCTGCACCGACCCGGCGGCCACCGTGGCCGACATCCTGACGCGGGTAGCTGGCCGGTTCACCCTGGAGGCCACGTTCCGCGACCTCAAGCACGTGGTCGGAGCGGGCCAGCAACAAGTCCGGCGATTGCCCGCCAACGTCGGAGCGTTCCATGTCTGCCTGTGGACGTTCGTGATGACCGAAGCATGGGCGTGGAACGCGACCCCGGACGCACTCGTCGGGCACCGGGCGACGGCCCCGTGGGACGACGCCGCCCGGCGACCGAGCCACGCCGACAAGCGGCGGGGATGGCGGCGGGAATTACAGGGGAAAGAGATTCGAGCGGCTCTGCGGCCGGGCATGACCGAGGCGGAAATCCAGGCCGCCGCCGAGCGGCTATTGGACCTGGCGGCTTAA
- a CDS encoding reverse transcriptase domain-containing protein, with product MLTALDEGVRGGVWFSLIDKVFAERNLRCSYTKVAAKGGAPGVDHMTVEGFERNLDKNVTNLAKALREGTYQSSAIRRVYIPKPGRHEQRPLGIPTVRDRVVQGAVRHVMEPIFEREFAIHAYGFRPGRGCKDALRRVDELLKNGYVYMVDADLRAIASQ from the coding sequence ATGTTGACCGCGCTCGATGAGGGCGTGAGAGGAGGCGTGTGGTTCAGCCTGATTGACAAAGTGTTTGCGGAACGCAACCTGCGGTGCAGCTACACCAAGGTAGCGGCCAAGGGAGGCGCTCCGGGCGTGGATCATATGACCGTCGAAGGGTTCGAGCGGAACCTGGACAAGAACGTGACGAATCTCGCGAAGGCGTTGCGGGAGGGCACGTACCAGTCCTCGGCGATCCGGCGGGTTTACATCCCCAAACCGGGTCGCCACGAGCAACGTCCGTTGGGGATTCCCACGGTACGCGACCGGGTGGTGCAGGGGGCCGTTCGACACGTCATGGAGCCGATCTTTGAGAGGGAGTTTGCGATACACGCTTACGGCTTCCGGCCCGGACGGGGCTGCAAGGACGCACTGCGGCGAGTGGATGAGCTTTTGAAGAACGGCTACGTGTACATGGTGGATGCCGACCTCAGGGCAATCGCATCACAATAG
- a CDS encoding transposase, whose protein sequence is MLPPPESPLAADRLIRIVRDRFKHVPDTRTEPTISLRDALLSGFALFFLKSPSLLAFERERTSNTFNLQALFGLKQIPCDTQMRTILDDVDPRLLRPAFTDLFRHLQRGKYLERFVSFRGHDLLASDGTTHYSSDKIHCPRCLQKRSRNGVVSYHHRMLGMALVHPDFREVVPLCPEPIIQQDGTTKGDGERSASARALKDFRREHPKRPVIIVEDALRAEGPHVRILKPHRIPLILSVKPGKQTHLFAPMNQADEDRRQADDGVREPMAQDLGAQMDQAEQDGRVQVLTLVDPDGTVHHDRWLTDAALNKTYADERVGMLDYWELGGRDVRHFRWITDLELTAETVSDIARGGRARWRIENETFNTLKNRDYAFEHNFGHGRKHLATVFALLMMLAFLVDQAQQIGDGLFQALWAKMGSKRRLWKKVQSLFECFHFPLLFPRIRRC, encoded by the coding sequence ATGTTGCCACCGCCCGAATCGCCCCTGGCCGCGGATCGGCTGATCCGGATCGTCCGCGATCGGTTCAAGCACGTCCCCGACACGCGCACCGAACCGACCATCTCGTTGCGGGATGCGTTGCTCTCCGGGTTCGCCCTCTTCTTCCTCAAGTCCCCGTCCCTGTTGGCCTTCGAGCGCGAGCGCACGAGCAACACGTTCAACCTACAGGCCCTGTTCGGGTTGAAACAGATCCCCTGCGACACCCAGATGCGGACCATCCTCGATGATGTCGATCCGCGCCTCCTCCGACCGGCCTTCACCGATCTGTTTCGTCACCTCCAGCGTGGCAAATACCTCGAACGGTTCGTCTCCTTTCGGGGGCATGATTTGCTGGCCAGCGATGGCACCACCCACTACTCGTCCGACAAAATCCATTGCCCGCGTTGCCTCCAGAAACGCAGCCGCAACGGCGTCGTCAGCTACCATCACCGGATGCTCGGGATGGCGTTGGTCCATCCCGACTTCCGCGAAGTCGTTCCCCTGTGCCCGGAACCCATCATCCAACAAGACGGGACCACGAAGGGGGATGGCGAGCGGAGCGCGTCGGCGCGGGCTTTAAAAGACTTCCGCCGGGAACATCCCAAACGGCCGGTGATCATCGTGGAAGACGCCCTCCGCGCCGAGGGTCCGCACGTCCGCATCCTCAAGCCACACCGCATCCCCTTGATTTTGAGCGTCAAGCCCGGCAAACAGACGCACCTGTTCGCACCGATGAACCAGGCGGACGAGGATCGCCGCCAGGCCGACGACGGGGTCCGCGAGCCGATGGCCCAGGATCTCGGCGCGCAGATGGACCAAGCGGAACAGGATGGCCGCGTCCAGGTGTTGACGTTGGTCGACCCGGACGGGACCGTTCATCATGACCGCTGGTTGACCGACGCCGCGTTGAACAAGACCTACGCCGACGAGCGCGTCGGCATGCTCGACTACTGGGAACTTGGCGGGCGAGACGTGCGGCACTTCCGTTGGATCACGGATCTGGAACTCACCGCGGAAACCGTGTCCGACATCGCGCGGGGCGGGCGCGCGCGGTGGCGGATCGAGAACGAGACGTTCAACACCCTCAAGAACCGGGACTATGCCTTCGAGCACAACTTCGGCCACGGCCGGAAGCACTTGGCGACGGTCTTTGCCCTGCTGATGATGTTGGCGTTCCTGGTCGACCAAGCCCAGCAGATCGGCGACGGGCTATTTCAAGCGCTGTGGGCGAAGATGGGAAGCAAGCGGCGGTTGTGGAAGAAGGTTCAGAGTCTGTTCGAGTGCTTCCATTTCCCCCTGCTCTTTCCGCGAATTCGTCGCTGTTAA
- a CDS encoding PQQ-binding-like beta-propeller repeat protein — protein sequence MKVRLLTAALGWAAVASAQAGDWPQFRGPDGNGISTETKLPSEWETDKNVAWKVSVPGVAWSCPIVVGDKVIVATAVADGQQKPRGGGGFGGGGGGRPGGGGGRPGGGGGPGGGGGRGPEKVFTWKIVCLDRETGKEAWSVVAAEGKPKYGSHASNTFASETPVSDGERVYAYFGASGVVAAFDLEGKKLWKKEIGAHPTMMNWGTASSPVLLDGVLYIQCDNEERSFLLALDAKTGNEKWKVSRQERSGWSTPYVWKTKDRTDLVVGGSQKVRGYNPANGKVVWELSVGGGQDNASPVGDAERLYFGTGMAGGGGGGGRGPGGGGPPGGAPGGGGPPGGGGRGMGGGGGGGGTLFAVKAGATGDISLKTGATSNAGVAWSVPRAAPAAASPLVYDGYVYTLERQGGMVSCYDAKTGQVAYSKERIPNAKAFWASPWAYDGKIFCLDEDGTTHVLKAGSTFEVLRTNHLAKDVYWSSPAVAGGAVFLRGVDSLYSIK from the coding sequence ATGAAAGTTCGGCTCTTGACCGCGGCGCTCGGGTGGGCCGCGGTTGCGTCCGCCCAGGCCGGCGATTGGCCGCAATTCCGCGGCCCGGACGGGAACGGCATCTCGACAGAAACGAAACTCCCGTCCGAGTGGGAAACAGATAAGAACGTGGCCTGGAAAGTGTCGGTCCCGGGCGTGGCCTGGTCGTGCCCGATCGTGGTCGGCGATAAGGTCATCGTCGCCACGGCCGTCGCAGACGGTCAGCAGAAGCCCCGCGGCGGTGGCGGCTTCGGCGGCGGGGGTGGCGGCCGGCCAGGGGGAGGCGGCGGGCGGCCGGGCGGCGGTGGCGGCCCGGGTGGGGGCGGCGGTCGCGGGCCGGAGAAGGTCTTCACCTGGAAGATTGTCTGCCTCGACCGCGAAACCGGTAAAGAAGCGTGGTCGGTCGTTGCGGCCGAGGGGAAGCCGAAGTACGGCTCGCACGCCAGTAACACGTTCGCCAGCGAAACGCCCGTCTCGGACGGCGAGCGGGTGTACGCCTACTTCGGCGCGAGCGGTGTGGTGGCGGCCTTCGATCTTGAGGGTAAGAAGCTCTGGAAAAAGGAGATCGGCGCCCACCCGACGATGATGAACTGGGGGACCGCCAGCTCCCCGGTCCTGCTCGACGGCGTGTTGTACATCCAGTGCGATAACGAAGAGCGATCGTTCCTTTTGGCCCTCGACGCCAAGACCGGGAACGAGAAATGGAAGGTGAGCCGGCAGGAGCGGTCCGGGTGGAGTACGCCCTACGTGTGGAAGACCAAAGACCGCACGGACTTGGTCGTCGGCGGCAGCCAGAAGGTCCGCGGGTACAACCCGGCGAACGGTAAAGTCGTGTGGGAACTGTCGGTCGGCGGCGGGCAGGACAACGCCTCCCCGGTCGGGGACGCCGAGCGGTTGTACTTCGGCACCGGCATGGCGGGTGGTGGTGGCGGTGGCGGTCGCGGTCCGGGCGGTGGCGGTCCCCCGGGCGGCGCTCCCGGTGGTGGCGGCCCCCCGGGCGGTGGCGGTCGTGGCATGGGTGGCGGAGGCGGCGGTGGCGGAACGCTGTTCGCCGTGAAAGCGGGGGCCACCGGGGACATCAGCCTGAAAACGGGGGCGACGTCGAATGCTGGCGTCGCGTGGTCGGTTCCTCGCGCGGCTCCCGCGGCCGCTTCGCCGTTGGTGTACGACGGCTACGTCTACACCCTGGAACGGCAGGGCGGCATGGTGTCGTGCTACGACGCGAAGACCGGGCAAGTGGCGTACAGCAAGGAGCGCATCCCGAACGCGAAAGCGTTCTGGGCGTCCCCGTGGGCCTACGACGGGAAAATTTTCTGTCTGGACGAGGATGGGACGACGCACGTCCTGAAAGCCGGCTCGACGTTCGAGGTGTTGCGGACGAACCACCTGGCTAAAGACGTCTACTGGTCATCCCCGGCCGTCGCGGGCGGAGCCGTCTTCCTCCGCGGCGTCGACAGCCTCTACAGCATCAAGTGA